DNA from Clarias gariepinus isolate MV-2021 ecotype Netherlands chromosome 11, CGAR_prim_01v2, whole genome shotgun sequence:
ATGTAGCCCCTCCACACACACGACCCCTGGTTTCCCGGGCATGCTGAAGCCGGTCAGATGGAGCTCTTTGGCCCACTCCAGGATGTTCTTCCTTTTGGTCTTATTGTAGATATGATGGCTGTAGATCCATAACCTGGTGAAGATCTCATCGCTTTGTGTTTCTGCTGCTCCTTTTGTGCCATCGTCACCACTGTCGTTCTTCTCAAGGTATTTGTGCGTGTGATCTCTGAGCCAGTCTACGGCGGacagcacacacacttcaccacCGGTGCAGCTCTCGCGCAGGTACGAGCGCAGGTCGGAGACCAGGCAGACGTGCTGCGCCCGGCTCAACTCGCCACATCTGTGACAATAAATCTCACAATGTACTTACTTACGTTAACAATCTTAAAagtcaggaaaaaaaggaaaaaaacattagcgCATTTAAAGAAGATACAATAACAATCGAGGCCAGAAATATGAGGGAGAATGAGACCAACAATACAGTTGGTGATAATGCAGTctactggattccaaccgctgttaaacaacaaagaaggaCAGAATACAAAGCAACATTATTACGGTATAAAGAACCAATATTAACAATTTTATACCTGACTACGATCTCGGGCAGAACCGTCGGATAGTCAGATGGATATGTGCACGAGAGTGAAACATCCACCTGCAAGTGAAGTGAGATCAAAGTGGTAAGCAACAAACTCGATACACAAACGACTTTATATAAACGAGAAAAACACAGCATCAAGGAACATATAAGTGCCGGCGTCATTGAACGTGACATTTTACACAACGTGTTTCAGGATGGACCTCATTGGTTTATCTTTATCTCTATTAAAGCATGTTTCGTTCACCCCAGAGTGTGTCCGGATCTTGACGCAGAGTTCAGGTCTGGTGCTTGGTGGACACTCAGATGTTCCTTCCACAGACGCCCTGAGCTCTGCGTGCGCCACCGGCTCCACCTCCAGCTCCTCCTGGCTGGGGAACATGCTCAGCAGCAGCTCCA
Protein-coding regions in this window:
- the rwdd2b gene encoding RWD domain-containing protein 2B; this encodes MARTEHAEAQLAELELLLSMFPSQEELEVEPVAHAELRASVEGTSECPPSTRPELCVKIRTHSGVDVSLSCTYPSDYPTVLPEIVVRCGELSRAQHVCLVSDLRSYLRESCTGGEVCVLSAVDWLRDHTHKYLEKNDSGDDGTKGAAETQSDEIFTRLWIYSHHIYNKTKRKNILEWAKELHLTGFSMPGKPGVVCVEGLHAACEEFWARVKVLTWKRIMIRHREDFPLDPEGQHAIESLRRFDGFEEAAFDPHGNRGNHMDLGQLFQFLSERGCGQIFQLYFGVEGR